The genome window TCGGGGCGACCACCAGCACCTCGACGTCGTCACGGAGGAGCAGGGCGGGAACCTCGCGGCTGAGCGTGGGATGCCCGAACACGACGGCACGCTCCACCCGGCCTCCGAACGCCTCGTCGCGGAGCAGCTCGCGGTAGGCGACGACCAGTTCCGGACCGAAGCGGCTCCCGCTGGACACCTCGGCGAGCAGCGGATAGCCGCCGGCGCGCGCCAACTCCGCCGCCTCGGCCCCCGCGTCGGCGCCGGCGACGACGACCGTGCGCGGTCCGTCGGTCAGCTCGATCACCGCCCTGCCGAGCGCCTCGGGGCCGGCCGTTGCGGGCAGGTCGCCGCGCGCGACCCCGTGGACCTGCGGCACCGCGACCGACAGCGGCTCCCGGAATCCGATGTTGAGGTGCACCGGTCCGGGGTCGGCGCTGTCGGCGCCCACCGCCTCCGCGACCGCGGCTCGTGCGAGGGCGCGGGCGTCCGAGGTCTCACCTGCCGCGCCGACCGGGGCCGCGACGTCGTGGCTCGCACGCACGACCGTGCCGTACAGGCCGTCCTGCCGCGTGGTCTGGTTGGAGCGGATGCCGCGCAGCTCGCTCGGCCGGTCGGCGGTGACGACGATCATCGGGATGCCGGCCTCGTGGGCCTCCAGGACTGCGGGATGCAGGTTCGCGGTCGCCGTCCCGCTCGTCGTGACGATCACGGTCGGCGCACCGGTCTCCCGGGTCAGCCCGAGCGCGAGGAAGCCCCCGACGCGCTCGTCGATCCGCACGTGGAGCCGCGCGGCGCCGGCGCGTTCGAGTTCGGCCGCGGCGAGCGCGAGCGCCTGCGAGCGCGACCCGGGGCTCACGACGATGTCGGCGACCCCGGCCTCCACGAAGCCGGCGAGGAGGGCGAGGGCGTAGTCGGTCGCCGGATTGCCGGTCTGCTCCACCTCCGCGGGCTCTTCCGAGACCCGCGGGTCAGCCATCCCGTCGGCCGGTCTGGTCGTCCGGACCGTTGTCGTCGAGTTCGGCCAGCTCCTTCTCGAGCCGGCGGATGCGCTCCTCCTGGTCGTGGTCGATCCGGAGCTTGCCGAGGAACTCGGGGTCGTCGTCGGGTGCGCTGACCCGGCGTCCGACGTCCGCGCGTCGTCGGCCGCGCCCGATCAGGAACCAGAGGATCCCCCCGATGATGGGGAAGAGGACGACGACGAGCACCCACACGGGCTTGGGTAGGCCACGCACCCTGGAACGGTCGAAGAGAGCGCAGTCTGCCACCGAATAGATGTAGAAAACCGCGGCTGCGACGCCGAGGACTATCCAGAGGCGAACCATGGCTACATCGTAACTCTCAGAGAGCCTGCCTAAGCTGGGAGGGTGAAGCGGATTCCCTCCTGGTTGACCTACACCGTGCTGCGGCTGGTGGTGTTCGTGGTGCCGCTGGTGGTCCTGCTCCTGATCGGGATCGTCTGGTGGGCCGCGGTCATCGCCGCAGCGCTCATCGGGCTGTGCCTGTCGTACATCCTGCTCGCCAAGCAGCGCCACGCGGTCGCGACCGACCTGTACGCGGTGCGCCACCGCGACAAGCCGGCGCCGTCGGCGGACGACGCGGAGGACGAGGCGCTCGACGCCGCCGAGTCCGAGGCGGACGCCGGCGGGCCGACCCCGGGTCAGAAGGCGTAGGCGGCGCCGAGCGCGATCGCCACGAGCAGCCCGGTCAGGCTGGTGAGCTGCAGCGCCGTGACGAGTTCGCGCGGCGTCTTCCCGAACAGCGTGATGACGCACGCCGGCAGCGCTGCGAGCAGCGCGAACATCCCGAACCAGGCGAACGGGTAGAACAGCGCCAGCACCGCGAGGATGCCGAACGGCACGAGCAGGAACACGCAGTAGACGATCCGCGAGGCCGTGCTGCCGAGCAGTACGGCGAGCGTGCGCTTCTTGGCGAGCCGGTCGGGCTCGATGTCGCGGATGTTGTTGACCATGAGCACCGCGCAGGCGATGAGGCCGGCGATCACGCCGCCGAGCCACGCCTCCTGGTTGACCGTCTTGGCGAGCATGTAGGTCGTCCCCGCGGTGGCGACGAGCCCGAAGAAGACGAAGACGAACACCTCGCCGAGGCCGTAGTAGCCGTACGGCCGCTTGCCGCCGGTGTAGAACCAGGCCGCCGCGATCGCCGCGGCGCCGACGAGG of Leifsonia shinshuensis contains these proteins:
- the menD gene encoding 2-succinyl-5-enolpyruvyl-6-hydroxy-3-cyclohexene-1-carboxylic-acid synthase, whose translation is MADPRVSEEPAEVEQTGNPATDYALALLAGFVEAGVADIVVSPGSRSQALALAAAELERAGAARLHVRIDERVGGFLALGLTRETGAPTVIVTTSGTATANLHPAVLEAHEAGIPMIVVTADRPSELRGIRSNQTTRQDGLYGTVVRASHDVAAPVGAAGETSDARALARAAVAEAVGADSADPGPVHLNIGFREPLSVAVPQVHGVARGDLPATAGPEALGRAVIELTDGPRTVVVAGADAGAEAAELARAGGYPLLAEVSSGSRFGPELVVAYRELLRDEAFGGRVERAVVFGHPTLSREVPALLLRDDVEVLVVAPTGGEAYNPGRRAHVAGGVRAPADVDLRSPEVRAWVGSWVFASRRLAEEAERAADPAAGAPDVEKARSYDPADALAFARAELAAVRAPITRPLLAEALWRYTWPHDRLVLGASRLIRDADRLVPGKKIVVHANRGLAGIDGTIATATGIALAAEARAAETGAAAGVTRVLLGDLALLHDVGALLGGAGEARPHLQVVVGNDGGGTIFDGLEVAATAPAEAFDRVLYTPQAVDLSALARAYGWEYRVARTKGELDQALSAPPQGPSILEVPLPR
- a CDS encoding PLD nuclease N-terminal domain-containing protein: MVRLWIVLGVAAAVFYIYSVADCALFDRSRVRGLPKPVWVLVVVLFPIIGGILWFLIGRGRRRADVGRRVSAPDDDPEFLGKLRIDHDQEERIRRLEKELAELDDNGPDDQTGRRDG
- a CDS encoding DUF4229 domain-containing protein gives rise to the protein MKRIPSWLTYTVLRLVVFVVPLVVLLLIGIVWWAAVIAAALIGLCLSYILLAKQRHAVATDLYAVRHRDKPAPSADDAEDEALDAAESEADAGGPTPGQKA
- a CDS encoding 1,4-dihydroxy-2-naphthoate polyprenyltransferase, yielding MSQNNPRMQRMAPPPARGPRGGRSGRPGAKASVVRPATASDWIAGARLRTLPLAVAPVLIGVGAAKVIEGAGIWHPIRSLLCLAVAVLLQIGVNYANDYSDGIRGTDEYRVGPGRLTGSGKAAPRKVLTVALTFFGLAAVAGLILVILTQLWWVLLVGAAAIAAAWFYTGGKRPYGYYGLGEVFVFVFFGLVATAGTTYMLAKTVNQEAWLGGVIAGLIACAVLMVNNIRDIEPDRLAKKRTLAVLLGSTASRIVYCVFLLVPFGILAVLALFYPFAWFGMFALLAALPACVITLFGKTPRELVTALQLTSLTGLLVAIALGAAYAF